From a region of the Odoribacter splanchnicus DSM 20712 genome:
- a CDS encoding porin family protein, with protein MKKQIFFPTFLVAIFLWSGNIQAQVEDVANPLLKYVNRNNGLRFTAGGRLFTDVAYYHSEYTPMKSGAAITDARIRTSLKYKQFYFYADFDFSKGSFKQKNIFGQYNFKENYRGVQSVKAGYFCEPSTMAYNTSLYNYHFISRPAVVNALAPGRSLGITYKFFNQKVLADQGIFAENKYNDQISGFQGFSLSGRWLYKVINDDYMTLHVGLGLRYSRINTGRVVDDDAFKTEVTIESAMETYVDATTKFLNADVAWAKNILDLNPELLFKTDRLFVRGEYLYKRLYKDRPDFELFTNQLGGVWSWTTLDAWKAGNPIRSTKFDGGYVEAGYLIMGNRYTYNDEYGLLDGMNEKNSLEIVARYSIVNLNDINKGDFFLIGKHVFYPGGVVSDYPPVSTSIGGGKMQAATVGLNYTLNQYIKVMGEYKYSRLSNVYYPMDKNFHELQMRLMVSF; from the coding sequence ATGAAAAAACAAATATTTTTCCCCACCTTTTTGGTTGCGATCTTTTTATGGTCCGGGAATATTCAGGCTCAGGTTGAAGATGTGGCCAATCCGCTGTTGAAATATGTCAATCGGAACAATGGACTCAGATTTACTGCCGGAGGCCGTTTGTTTACCGATGTAGCTTATTATCATTCCGAATATACGCCGATGAAATCGGGGGCTGCTATTACCGATGCACGTATCCGTACTTCATTGAAATACAAACAATTCTATTTTTATGCCGATTTCGATTTTTCTAAAGGTTCTTTCAAACAGAAGAATATTTTCGGACAATACAACTTTAAAGAGAATTACCGGGGGGTACAGAGTGTGAAAGCCGGTTATTTTTGCGAGCCTTCTACGATGGCTTACAATACGAGTCTTTATAACTATCATTTTATTTCCCGTCCGGCAGTCGTCAATGCTTTGGCGCCTGGCCGAAGTCTGGGGATTACTTATAAGTTTTTCAATCAGAAGGTGTTGGCCGATCAGGGTATTTTTGCCGAAAATAAATACAATGATCAGATCAGCGGATTTCAGGGGTTTAGTCTGAGCGGTCGTTGGTTGTATAAGGTGATCAACGACGATTATATGACGCTGCATGTCGGATTGGGATTGCGTTACTCCCGGATAAATACCGGACGGGTAGTCGATGACGATGCTTTTAAAACTGAAGTAACTATAGAGTCGGCCATGGAGACTTATGTGGATGCGACTACAAAATTTCTGAATGCCGATGTCGCCTGGGCTAAGAATATTCTCGATCTGAATCCGGAACTCTTGTTTAAGACCGACCGTTTGTTCGTCCGCGGGGAATATCTGTATAAACGTTTGTACAAAGACCGGCCCGATTTTGAATTATTCACCAATCAACTGGGAGGAGTATGGAGTTGGACGACGCTGGATGCCTGGAAAGCCGGTAACCCGATCCGCAGTACCAAATTCGACGGTGGTTATGTAGAAGCCGGCTATCTGATCATGGGCAACCGTTATACCTACAACGACGAATACGGTTTACTGGACGGTATGAATGAAAAGAATTCGCTGGAAATCGTCGCCCGTTATAGCATTGTCAATCTCAACGATATCAATAAAGGAGATTTTTTCCTGATCGGAAAGCATGTTTTCTACCCGGGCGGAGTCGTTTCGGATTATCCTCCTGTCTCGACGAGTATCGGAGGGGGTAAAATGCAGGCGGCTACCGTCGGTTTGAACTATACACTGAATCAGTATATCAAGGTGATGGGGGAATACAAATACAGCCGTTTGAGTAATGTGTATTATCCGATGGATAAGAATTTCCATGAATTGCAGATGCGGTTGATGGTTTCGTTTTAG
- a CDS encoding 6-bladed beta-propeller → MPIALQELPFFADSFEILNDSILIFNGAAFEDQIILWDYRNKKRINSYLKYTPHYNCRPLKPFTKCNNEILWQREFEQMLYRVTEQELIPARYIDFQEFAYNGKLEKTPQGIYFLQPDIAHMNRYYENDKYIHFIFECEALDDMPFLVYYFKKSGKKIILNNNHYKDDLTFYHITPPAVNAFTVTGDPVSVLYTSF, encoded by the coding sequence ATGCCAATTGCTCTGCAAGAATTACCTTTTTTTGCCGACTCTTTTGAAATACTAAATGATTCGATACTTATTTTTAATGGAGCAGCATTTGAAGACCAAATCATACTTTGGGATTATCGCAATAAAAAACGGATTAACTCATACTTAAAATACACCCCTCATTACAACTGCCGGCCTCTAAAACCATTTACCAAATGCAATAATGAAATATTATGGCAGCGAGAATTTGAACAAATGCTATACAGAGTTACAGAGCAAGAATTAATCCCAGCCCGATACATTGATTTTCAAGAGTTCGCGTATAATGGCAAATTAGAAAAAACACCTCAAGGTATATATTTTCTACAACCGGATATAGCACACATGAATCGTTATTACGAAAATGACAAGTATATCCATTTTATTTTTGAATGTGAAGCTTTAGATGATATGCCGTTTTTGGTCTATTATTTCAAAAAGTCGGGGAAAAAAATCATTTTAAACAATAATCATTATAAAGACGACCTAACCTTTTATCACATAACCCCACCGGCCGTCAATGCATTTACAGTCACCGGAGATCCTGTTTCTGTTTTATATACATCATTTTAA